One region of Oculatellaceae cyanobacterium genomic DNA includes:
- a CDS encoding TonB-dependent receptor: protein MIVQKQIVNSAWMAGVVSVIIAQPVRADIAQITNVRVNPTAGGLEIILETADRSTPQVILYSSRGAFVADIIAQLRIPQGTVYTANSSSAGITAVTVTAVDANTTRLTVTGNGGIPTGGVNSQGQGLIFSLTPATAINTAETPVVPSADTGMTTSDADNGTATSNDDEDVEEIVVTASRRPEVLRNVSRSVTVIPRAEIEQQTNLSRNLTDILGKFVPGLGAPTQNTETYYQSMRGRNPLILIDGIPQNANTSTAFANELRTIDPSAIERIEVVRGASATYGNGATGGVINIITRKPTDQKLSFQTDVSVNSSLTRFEDSLGNSITQSLSGRSGNVDYTLSLARTDTGSFFDANGDRIPNWRSNLDNTENYNILGKLGVNLDPQQRLQLSVNYFKDSTFSEYISDTSLDGNEIFPEKARAIRIDGLQYVNTDLPGNLTNNINLDYSHQNIFGSRVQAQAYYRTQTTFDQYGDVSLRNLSRTQRFEGLIQGELESEKLGARLQIETPVSNAINLLWGVDYSTEDNSQIYNMLDKELYTNSGNRLLRATGESRTLTPLYNVNNLGLFAQLQTKLSDRLTLNGGIRNENIGFSVDDYSTIWGANIKGGSRNVSATVFNVGTAYNATDAISVFADFSQGFSIPDLGRVLRNPPDSFVDAGTSVNLTEPQKVNSYEIGVRGNWRSVKASLAAFYNNSDLGSRLVVVDPESPLQVQRTPERFYGLEGTVDVEVGGGWQIGGTATLSEGEFQDVDDNDGDEDTKEYLAFDVFRVQPTKLTAYVENKTTSSWSNRLQVLYVGDRNRAYEDGTQPLPIKGYMTVDYISSIKLGRGMLQVGVENLLNKQYFPVQSQDNGGYDFDSGNVAARGRALRIGYSLSW, encoded by the coding sequence ATGATCGTGCAAAAGCAAATAGTTAATAGTGCTTGGATGGCTGGGGTAGTATCGGTAATAATTGCTCAACCTGTAAGAGCGGATATTGCTCAAATCACTAATGTACGAGTTAACCCAACTGCTGGGGGTTTAGAAATAATTTTAGAAACAGCCGATCGCTCAACCCCTCAAGTAATTCTGTACAGTTCTAGAGGAGCGTTTGTTGCTGATATCATTGCTCAACTTCGCATTCCCCAAGGAACTGTATATACCGCAAATAGCTCTTCAGCAGGAATTACGGCTGTTACAGTTACAGCTGTTGATGCCAACACTACTAGATTAACGGTAACTGGGAATGGGGGTATACCTACAGGAGGCGTAAATTCTCAGGGTCAGGGATTAATCTTTAGTTTGACACCTGCAACAGCAATAAACACGGCTGAAACGCCAGTTGTGCCGAGTGCAGATACAGGTATGACTACTTCTGATGCTGATAACGGAACAGCAACTTCAAATGATGATGAAGATGTTGAAGAAATAGTTGTAACGGCTAGCCGTAGACCAGAAGTTTTAAGGAATGTCTCGCGTTCTGTAACTGTAATTCCCCGTGCAGAAATTGAACAACAAACAAATTTATCGAGAAATTTAACTGATATTCTTGGGAAGTTTGTACCAGGTTTAGGTGCGCCGACACAAAATACTGAAACTTATTATCAATCAATGCGCGGTCGTAACCCTCTGATTTTGATTGATGGAATTCCTCAAAATGCTAATACTTCGACTGCTTTTGCTAATGAACTTAGAACTATAGATCCCAGTGCTATTGAACGAATTGAGGTAGTGCGTGGTGCTAGTGCTACCTATGGGAATGGAGCAACAGGTGGTGTGATTAACATCATTACCCGCAAACCTACTGATCAAAAGTTGTCTTTTCAGACTGATGTTTCGGTGAATAGTTCTTTAACCCGTTTTGAGGATAGTTTAGGTAACTCGATCACCCAATCTTTATCTGGTAGAAGCGGGAATGTGGACTACACTCTAAGTTTGGCGCGAACAGATACGGGTAGCTTTTTTGATGCAAATGGCGATCGCATTCCCAACTGGCGCTCTAACTTAGATAATACCGAAAACTACAATATATTAGGAAAATTGGGAGTTAACCTCGATCCACAGCAACGTCTGCAACTCTCGGTTAATTACTTTAAAGATTCTACTTTTAGTGAATATATTTCAGATACCAGCCTTGATGGTAATGAAATTTTTCCAGAAAAAGCCCGTGCTATTCGTATAGACGGTCTTCAGTATGTTAATACTGATCTACCAGGGAATTTAACTAACAACATCAATTTAGATTATTCACACCAAAATATATTTGGTAGTAGAGTACAAGCACAAGCATACTATCGTACACAGACAACTTTTGATCAATATGGCGACGTAAGTCTTCGTAACCTTTCAAGGACACAACGGTTTGAAGGACTGATTCAAGGTGAACTAGAATCAGAAAAGCTGGGCGCACGGTTACAAATAGAAACACCTGTTTCTAATGCTATTAATTTACTTTGGGGGGTAGACTACTCTACTGAAGATAACTCCCAAATATACAATATGTTAGATAAAGAGTTATACACTAACAGTGGCAATAGACTTTTAAGAGCAACTGGTGAAAGCCGCACACTCACACCTCTTTATAATGTTAATAATTTAGGTTTATTTGCTCAATTACAAACAAAGTTAAGCGATCGCTTAACTTTAAATGGCGGTATTCGTAATGAAAATATCGGCTTTAGCGTTGATGACTATAGCACTATATGGGGGGCTAATATTAAAGGTGGTTCGCGTAATGTCAGTGCAACTGTTTTTAATGTTGGTACTGCTTATAATGCTACTGATGCAATTAGTGTATTTGCGGATTTTTCCCAAGGTTTTTCAATTCCAGATTTAGGTCGTGTATTACGAAATCCACCTGATAGTTTTGTTGATGCTGGCACTTCTGTTAATTTAACTGAACCACAAAAGGTTAATAGTTATGAAATAGGTGTACGTGGTAACTGGCGCTCTGTAAAAGCTTCTTTAGCTGCTTTCTATAACAACTCAGATTTAGGTTCAAGGTTAGTAGTAGTTGATCCAGAAAGTCCGTTACAGGTACAGAGAACACCAGAAAGGTTTTATGGTTTGGAAGGAACCGTAGATGTAGAGGTAGGAGGAGGATGGCAAATAGGTGGAACAGCTACTTTATCAGAGGGAGAGTTTCAAGATGTCGATGATAATGATGGTGATGAAGATACAAAAGAGTATTTAGCTTTCGATGTTTTCCGCGTACAACCAACTAAGTTAACTGCATATGTGGAAAATAAAACTACTTCTAGTTGGAGTAATCGCTTGCAAGTTTTGTATGTAGGCGATCGCAACCGTGCTTATGAAGACGGAACTCAACCTTTACCTATTAAGGGTTATATGACTGTGGATTATATCAGCAGCATTAAATTAGGTCGTGGAATGCTACAAGTTGGCGTAGAAAATTTACTGAATAAACAGTATTTTCCTGTGCAATCACAAGACAATGGTGGCTATGATTTTGATTCTGGGAATGTAGCAGCAAGAGGTCGAGCGCTCCGCATTGGCTACTCTCTGAGTTGGTAG
- a CDS encoding PepSY-associated TM helix domain-containing protein, whose translation MKFREIAFSLHQYLGLFLGIFLVIMGVTGSLLVFGHEIDHLLNPNLFNISPQGQRVPIELVLNNIRQDYPDIKLQSITLPQQATDVYELRMLSSDSSAVNIYADPYKGVILGSRLEDEGFFNFLFNLHVYLLAGDTGMTIVGIVGLLLLLISISGIIVWPGWRRFAQGFSIKWSANWRRINFDIHKVAGIFSVVFLLLIASTGSAIAFYSFVEPTVYSLTRTSLPSPPTSQPSAGLKPLSVDQILQKANSVLPSAKTTFISLPASPVKPVKVRKKFLDEIHPNGENYIYIDQFSGKILRSESVLEAPLAARILGALYPLHIGRYGGMISRIIHIFVGIATTGLFFTGLVMWWHRQKLKARHNKIIKQNQKDLVQRDRDGYWMNEWPWF comes from the coding sequence ATGAAATTTAGGGAAATTGCATTTAGTCTGCACCAATACTTAGGGCTATTTTTAGGGATATTTTTAGTAATCATGGGGGTGACTGGCAGCTTATTAGTATTTGGTCACGAAATTGATCACTTGCTCAATCCCAATTTATTTAATATTTCACCCCAAGGGCAACGAGTACCTATCGAATTGGTGCTAAATAATATTCGCCAAGATTATCCAGATATAAAATTACAAAGTATCACTCTCCCGCAGCAAGCTACAGATGTATATGAGTTGCGGATGCTATCTAGTGATAGTAGCGCAGTTAATATTTATGCTGATCCTTATAAAGGGGTAATACTAGGCTCACGCCTAGAAGATGAAGGTTTTTTTAATTTCCTATTTAATTTACACGTTTACCTGTTAGCTGGCGATACTGGTATGACAATTGTTGGTATTGTTGGCTTGCTGCTACTGTTAATCAGTATTAGTGGCATTATTGTTTGGCCTGGTTGGAGAAGATTTGCTCAAGGTTTTTCAATTAAATGGTCAGCTAATTGGCGACGGATTAATTTTGACATACATAAAGTAGCTGGGATTTTTTCTGTAGTCTTTCTGCTTTTAATTGCTTCAACTGGGTCGGCGATCGCATTTTATTCATTTGTTGAGCCAACAGTATATTCTTTGACTCGTACATCACTACCATCTCCACCAACTTCACAACCTAGCGCTGGTCTCAAACCTTTATCTGTAGATCAGATATTACAAAAAGCCAATAGCGTTTTACCAAGTGCGAAAACTACTTTTATTTCTTTGCCAGCTAGCCCTGTTAAGCCTGTTAAAGTCCGTAAAAAGTTTTTAGATGAAATTCATCCTAATGGTGAAAATTATATTTATATTGATCAATTTAGCGGCAAAATTTTAAGGAGTGAAAGTGTTTTAGAAGCACCTTTAGCAGCTAGAATTTTAGGCGCACTTTACCCGCTACACATTGGTAGATATGGTGGAATGATTTCTAGGATCATCCATATTTTTGTAGGGATAGCAACTACAGGCTTATTCTTTACAGGGTTAGTAATGTGGTGGCATCGTCAAAAGCTGAAAGCTCGACACAATAAAATTATCAAGCAAAATCAAAAAGATTTAGTTCAGCGCGATCGAGATGGTTATTGGATGAATGAATGGCCTTGGTTTTAA
- a CDS encoding MbtH family protein yields MDRENTEDTIIHKVVVNDEGQYSIWLADRENALGWHDAGKTGLKAECLAYIKEVWTDMRPLSLQKKMADEALNQ; encoded by the coding sequence ATGGACAGGGAAAACACAGAAGACACAATAATTCATAAAGTCGTTGTCAATGATGAAGGTCAATATTCAATCTGGCTGGCTGACCGAGAAAATGCGTTAGGCTGGCATGACGCTGGTAAAACTGGCTTAAAAGCTGAATGTTTAGCTTACATCAAAGAAGTTTGGACTGATATGAGACCTTTAAGCCTCCAAAAGAAAATGGCTGATGAAGCTTTAAATCAATAA
- a CDS encoding thioesterase II family protein — translation MLNTSKSALGAWVTFPQANPQANLRLFCLPYAGGSSVTFRTWSNHLPKSIEICPIELPGRGSRFIEAPFTRLDLLVEAIASSLLPYLDKPFAFFGHSMGAVISFELTRLINKKYGLLPAHLLIAGRHAPQLRDRHPPIHTLPKPAFIQGLCRYKGMPKQVLENTELMEVFLPILRADFAICETYKYIDEPPLPCPITAFGGLQDSETSVDELEAWHKQTNNSFSSHLLPGDHFFIQSDQLLLLQLITQTLT, via the coding sequence ATGTTAAATACAAGCAAATCTGCTCTTGGCGCTTGGGTAACATTTCCTCAAGCAAATCCTCAAGCAAACTTACGTTTATTTTGTTTACCCTACGCTGGTGGTAGTAGCGTAACTTTTCGCACTTGGAGTAATCATTTACCTAAAAGTATTGAAATTTGCCCAATTGAACTTCCAGGGCGAGGATCTCGTTTTATTGAAGCGCCTTTTACTCGTTTGGACTTACTTGTGGAAGCGATCGCATCTTCCCTACTTCCCTACCTAGATAAACCTTTTGCATTCTTCGGTCATAGTATGGGCGCGGTTATTAGCTTTGAACTGACACGGCTGATCAATAAAAAATACGGTTTACTTCCAGCCCACCTATTGATAGCAGGTCGCCACGCACCCCAACTTCGCGATCGCCATCCTCCAATTCATACCCTTCCAAAACCTGCTTTTATACAAGGATTATGCCGATACAAAGGTATGCCTAAGCAAGTTTTAGAAAATACTGAATTGATGGAAGTATTCTTGCCTATTCTTAGGGCAGATTTTGCTATTTGTGAAACATATAAATACATTGACGAACCTCCACTTCCTTGCCCTATAACTGCTTTTGGTGGCTTACAAGATTCTGAAACTAGCGTAGATGAACTAGAAGCTTGGCACAAGCAAACAAATAATTCCTTTTCATCACATCTGCTACCTGGAGATCATTTCTTTATTCAGTCAGATCAACTACTTCTACTTCAGCTAATTACCCAAACGCTAACTTGA
- a CDS encoding septal ring lytic transglycosylase RlpA family protein, translating to MTNVSYLNTIGVSAVNCSPKFYAVMEKKLLSISLLLSLLFTSLLGFFDPASAKSSPRQAYKQAKYGNLYKYRSSSSRRYRLKRRSKRYARYQGRANTGIASWYGSGRTASGRAYGSNTAAHRYLPFGTRVKVTNLRNRKSTWVVINDRGPFIGGRIIDLSRGAARQIGMSGIDRVSITY from the coding sequence ATGACTAATGTTTCCTATCTCAACACGATAGGAGTATCAGCAGTCAATTGTTCACCTAAGTTTTACGCTGTTATGGAGAAGAAACTTTTAAGCATTAGTTTGCTGCTCTCATTGCTATTTACCAGTTTACTAGGTTTTTTTGATCCTGCGTCAGCCAAAAGTTCACCTAGACAAGCTTACAAACAAGCTAAATACGGAAATTTATATAAATATCGGTCGAGTAGTTCTCGTCGGTATAGATTGAAACGGCGTTCTAAAAGGTATGCACGTTACCAAGGTCGTGCTAATACTGGTATAGCATCTTGGTATGGCTCTGGACGTACTGCCAGTGGCAGAGCTTATGGTTCCAATACGGCGGCTCATCGTTATCTACCCTTCGGGACAAGAGTAAAAGTAACTAATCTAAGAAATCGCAAATCAACCTGGGTAGTAATCAACGATCGCGGGCCATTTATCGGAGGTCGAATCATTGATTTATCTAGGGGTGCTGCCCGACAGATAGGAATGAGCGGAATAGATCGGGTAAGTATCACCTATTAA
- a CDS encoding NAD(P)/FAD-dependent oxidoreductase — protein MESYDVVIIGAGHNGLVCAAYLLKEGYSVLLLERRSVPGGGATTEEVMPEEAPGFKFNLCSIDHEFIHLGPVVEELELEKYGLEYLYCDPVTFCPHPDGKYFLAHGSVEKTCAEIAQFNSRDAEKYAEFTNFWQRVIGMMIPIFNAPPKSVIDMAGNYDIAKLKDLFSLLGGPDKTLDFIRTMFTSPRDVLEEWFDSEFLKAPLARLAAELGAPPSQKTISIGSIMMAMRHNPGMARPRGGSGALVEALLKLVKSKGGVVLCDHPVEKILVDDGKAVGVRVAGGKEFRANKGVISNIDAKRLFLNMVDAGDVDDADPELRERLDRRIVNNNESVVKVDLALSELPRFEHHNHRDDYLIGSVLIADSVNHVEVAHSEPTAGIIPEDPSLYVVVPTLLDPSMAPEGKHTMWIEFFAPYQIAGKDGTGMKGTGWTNELKEQVGDRIIDKIADYAPNLKNSIIARRVESPPELAERTGFLKGNHYHIDMTLDQMVFFRPLPELANYKTPIDGLYLTGAGTHPGGSVSGMPGRNCARIFLHTQQPISQTLKDAKESLTSTVKSVFGRS, from the coding sequence ATGGAATCATACGATGTAGTCATAATTGGCGCAGGTCATAATGGGCTAGTTTGTGCTGCTTATCTATTAAAAGAAGGTTATAGTGTGCTGCTACTTGAAAGGCGTTCTGTGCCTGGGGGAGGAGCAACAACCGAAGAAGTAATGCCTGAAGAAGCACCTGGTTTTAAATTCAACCTTTGTTCTATCGACCATGAATTTATTCATCTTGGCCCTGTAGTCGAGGAATTAGAACTAGAGAAGTATGGATTAGAGTATCTATACTGTGACCCTGTAACTTTTTGCCCGCATCCAGACGGTAAATATTTTTTAGCTCACGGTTCTGTTGAAAAAACTTGTGCTGAAATTGCCCAATTTAATAGCCGTGATGCTGAGAAGTATGCAGAATTTACTAACTTCTGGCAAAGAGTTATCGGTATGATGATTCCGATATTTAACGCCCCGCCTAAGTCTGTAATTGATATGGCTGGCAATTATGATATTGCCAAACTGAAAGATTTATTTTCTCTATTGGGAGGCCCAGATAAAACATTAGATTTTATTCGGACAATGTTCACCAGTCCTCGCGACGTTTTAGAGGAGTGGTTTGATTCGGAATTTCTCAAAGCTCCCTTGGCAAGGTTAGCGGCAGAACTAGGTGCGCCGCCTTCCCAAAAAACCATTTCTATTGGTTCAATTATGATGGCAATGCGCCACAACCCAGGTATGGCAAGACCACGTGGTGGTAGTGGTGCATTAGTCGAAGCGTTACTTAAATTGGTCAAGAGCAAAGGTGGTGTAGTTCTTTGCGATCATCCAGTAGAAAAGATTTTGGTTGATGATGGTAAAGCTGTAGGCGTTCGTGTTGCTGGCGGTAAAGAATTTAGAGCAAATAAAGGTGTAATTTCTAATATTGATGCCAAACGTTTGTTCTTAAATATGGTGGATGCAGGTGATGTAGATGATGCTGATCCTGAATTACGGGAACGTTTAGATCGCCGGATTGTTAACAATAATGAGAGTGTTGTTAAGGTAGATCTAGCTTTATCTGAATTACCTCGATTTGAACACCACAACCATCGAGACGACTATCTAATTGGTTCTGTGCTAATTGCTGATTCAGTGAATCACGTAGAAGTAGCTCATAGCGAACCCACTGCTGGCATAATACCAGAAGATCCATCTTTATATGTGGTAGTGCCTACACTGCTTGACCCTTCAATGGCTCCAGAAGGTAAGCATACGATGTGGATCGAGTTTTTTGCACCTTACCAGATTGCGGGTAAAGATGGTACAGGGATGAAAGGCACAGGTTGGACTAATGAGTTGAAGGAACAAGTAGGCGATCGCATTATCGACAAAATAGCAGATTATGCACCCAACCTCAAAAACTCAATCATCGCTCGTCGTGTAGAAAGTCCCCCAGAACTAGCGGAACGTACAGGCTTTCTTAAAGGAAATCACTACCATATTGATATGACATTAGATCAAATGGTGTTTTTCCGTCCACTACCAGAATTAGCTAATTATAAAACACCTATTGATGGACTATACCTTACAGGTGCTGGAACACATCCAGGTGGTTCAGTTTCAGGTATGCCTGGACGCAATTGCGCTCGTATCTTCCTGCACACCCAGCAGCCAATTAGTCAAACCCTCAAGGATGCTAAAGAATCTTTAACATCAACAGTAAAATCTGTTTTTGGACGTTCTTAA